TGGTTCAGAATACAGGAAATGTTTCGCCTCCAGTCTTTTCATATGTACGGAATCATTGGCAGTGCTGTAATGGTGGGAATGATTTCGGTATGGCTGATCAAAAAAATCAATATCAAAACAATTCATGGCGAGACTATCTCTATACCATCCAAAAAATTTAATAAAGGCCAGATTTACGGTGGATTGATCTTTGGTTTTGGTTGGGCTATTACCGGAGCATGTCCCGGACCTCTTTTTGCCCAGATCGGGACCGGGGCATTAGCCGTCTCCATAACACTTCTGAGTGCTATTGCCGGAACTTGGGTATATGGATACTTCAGAGACAAGCTGCCTCATTGATCCCAAAAAATAAAAAAAAGACCGTAGATAATTTGCTATGGTCTTTTTTCTTTTCAGCTAGCGGGAAAATTGCTAATTTGGGAGGCAAATACATCTCACATGCAAAGTAGACGAAATTTCATAAAAAAAACCGCTGCAGCTTCTCTGGCACTTGCTGTAAATCCAATGGATCTTATGGCTAAAGACCTGCCGGAAAACCATAAAATAACAGGCAAGCCTATCGTTCTTTCCACCTGGAATTTCGGTCTGAAAGCCAATGAAGAAGCCTGGACCATTTTGGGAAAAGGCGGAAAAGCTCTGGATGCGGTGGAAAAGGGAGTTCGTCTGGTAGAATTGGACCCTACGGAAAGAAGTGTAGGCTATGGAGGACGTCCGGACAGGGACGGAAGAGTAACCCTTGATGCCTGTATTATGGACGAAAACTACAATATAGGTTCAGTAGCTTGTTTAGAACACGTTAAAAATCCAATTTCTGTAGCAAGAGCAGTTATGGAAAAAACACCTCATGTAATGCTGGTAGGAGACGGAGCATTGCAGTTTGCCCTTTCACAGGGATTTAAAAAAGAAAATCTTCTTACTCCCGATTCAGAAAAAGAATGGAAAGAATGGCTGAAAACCAGTGAATATAAGCCGGTTGCCAATATTGAAAACCATGATACCATTGGAATGATCGCCCTTGATGCACAGGGAAACCTTTCCGGAGCCTGTACCACCAGCGGTATGGCTTTTAAAATGCATGGAAGGGTAGGAGATTCTCCCATTATTGGGGCAGGTTTATTTGTTGACAATGAAGTGGGAGCTGCTACCGCTACCGGACACGGTGAAGAAGTAATCCGTACAGTCGGAACCCATCTGGTGGTTGAGTTGATGAGGCAAGGCCGAAACCCACAACAGGCATGCAAAGAAGCTGTAGAGAGAATTGTAAAAATTACCCAGAGAAGAAATAAAAACCTGAAAGATATCCAGGTTGGTTTCATTGCCCTGAATAAAAAAGGAGAGTATGGTTCTTACTGTATTCAGGATGGATTTAATTTCGCAGTCTATGACCAGAAAGGAAATCGTCTGGAAAAACCAGAATTTGCCTTGAAATAATTAGATGTTCTGTTTAAACTTGATGTCAGGAAAATAAGAATCAACAGCGGTTTTAATAACCATTCAGGATTGGAAAGAAATTAAAATTTCGAAATATGAACAGATTTTAGAAAATAACTCTTTCTGATTGTAAAAATATCTCAGGAGTAATCTAAAAATATAAAGTAAATAAAAAATGTCAAAAATAGAAATAGCGTGCTTCAACCCGGAATCAGCAATGATTGCATTTGAAAATGGAGCCGATAGAATAGAATTATGTGACGGATTGAATGAAGGCGGAACAACGCCTGATTTTGAAACAACAAAAAAGCTCAGAGCAAAAATAAACATTCCAATTTTTGTAATGATCAGGCCCCGAGGCGGAGATTTTACCTATTCGGAAGCTGAATTTGAGCATATGGAAAAAGATCTTATCAGGCTGAAATCCCTGAATGTAGATGGTTTTGTTTTTGGAATCCTGGACGAAAATAATCAGGTAAATGTAGAACACAATACGATTTTGGTTGAGATGGCTTATCCTCTTCCCTGTACTTTTCACCGTGCTTTTGACCGGGCAAAAGGTCTTGAAGATTCCTTGGAAAAAGTCATTGACTGCGGCTTTAAAACAATTCTCACATCAGGTCAGAAGCCCAATGTTTCAGAAGGTAAGGAAAATCTTAAAAAGTTGGTTAAGCTGGCTGATGGAAGGCTTGAAATTCTGGTCGGTGGCGGACTTCGTTCAACCAATATTGAAGAGATCAGAGAATATACCAATGCGGGCTATTTTCATTCCTCAGCAATTACAGACGGTGGAGCTTTAGCCAGTGCTGACGAAATTATCGCTTTGAAAAATAAATAGTTCTTTTAACGCAAAGCTTTATTTCAGATAACGTTTTATTTGAGAAAGCAAAGAATCCGCCTTCGTTGTTATGAAGCTGTATGGATAAAAACATTTGCTTAATTGAGATTTTCGCTTTGAAAGTCAATAGTTTTTTAACGCAAAGTTTTATTTTAGATAACGCTCGATTTTGAGAGAGCAAAGAATTCGACTGCGTCGTTTATGAAGCTGAATGGATAAACGTTCGCTTAATCGAATCAACTTGTTGATTCTTCCCTTTGCTTTCCTTAAAACTCAACACGTCCTAAAATAAAACTTTGCGTTAAAAATAACATGGTATTAGTATCTTAATTAATTTAGATAACAAAACACAAATGAATGACAGAAAACGAACTATCCTACAAGATAATAGGAGCAGCAATAGAAGTTCACAAAAATCTAGGAGTCGGATTGTTGGAAAATGCTTATGAAACTGCGCTGGCTTATGAATTGAAAATACTTGGATTGGATGTGAAGCAACAAGTTTCCTTACCTTTAAAGTATAAAGAAATTACAGTAGAAAACGCCTATAGAATTGACTTAATTATAGAAAATAAGGTTATTATTGAAGTAAAATCTGTTCTGGAGCTGAATCCTGTTTTTTATTCCCAGGTTTTAACCTATCTGAAGCTAGCTAACCTAAATTTAGGGCTACTGATAAATTTTAACAGTGAACTTATTAAATACGGAATTCACAGAATTGTAAACAAACTTATTAATGAATAGATCTATCCTTTTTGCTTTCCTTTTTATTCAGAGTATCATGGGTGCACAGATTACGGAACGAAGTTTGTCTTCGGAAAAATGGCAGTTCAAAAATACAAAAGAACAGCAATGGCTGCCTGCAAGAATTCCTGGTACTGTACATCTTGATCTGATGAATAATAAAATGATTCCGGATCCTTTCAAAGATGAGAATGAGAAAAAAGTACAGTGGATAGAAAACGAAGACTGGGAGTACCAAACCACTTTTCAAGTATTATCAAAAGAACTGGAAAACGATCAGATAGACCTTGTTTTTAACGGCCTTGATACCTTTTCAGAAATTTACCTGAACGGAAAGCTGCTGAAAAAAATAGACAATATGTTCAGGAAATGGGAAATTCCTGTAAAAGACTTTTTGAAAGAAGGAAATAATGAATTAAAAATTAAATTCAGATCGGCAGTAAATGAAGGGAAAGAACTGGCAAAGAAAGTTCCTTTTACCACTCCCGAATCACCGAGAAGTTTTGTCAGAAAAGCCCAGTATCAGTTTGGATGGGATTGGGGACCAAGATTGGTGACTGCCGGAATATGGAAAGACATACAATTAAAACTCTGGAATTTGGCTAAAATCCAGAACGTTAAATATCATCAGATTTCTTCTGAGAATGGTTTGAATCTTAAATTTGAGATACAAATCGATACACAGAATCCTGGGGATTATGTGCTGAATATTAATAAATTAAATAAAAAAGTTTACCTTAAAAAAGGTCTCAATAGAATAAGTATTCCATACGGAACAGACGGATTAAAACTTTGGCAGCCCAATGGCTGGGGAGATGCCCATCTTTATGATTTTAAAATTGAACTATTTAAAGATAAGAGATCATTGGATCAGGAAAATATAAAAGTCGGACTCAGAACTGTGGAATTGGTTCAGGAAAAAGATGCAGCAGGAAAATCCTTCTATTTTAAAGTCAATGGAAAGCCACTCTATGCAAAGGGAGCCAACTGGATTCCTTCCGACAGCTTTTCACCCAGAATAGCTAAAGAAAAATATCAAAAGTTGATCAAGGACGCCAAAGATGCTAATATGAATATGATCCGTGTCTGGGGCGGTGGCATCTACGAAGATGATGAATTCTACAAAGCCTGTGACGAAAACGGTATTTTGGTCTGGCAGGATTTCATGTTTGCAGGAAGTTTTTATCCAGCTGATGAAGATTTTTTAAATAACGTAAAAGAAGAAGTAAAAGATCAGATTAACAGGCTTCAGAATCATCCTTCCATTGCTTTATGGTGTGGAAATAACGAAATTGATGAAGCTATTGTTAACTGGGGTTATCAGAAACAGTTCAAATACTCAAAAGAAGATTCCCTCCAAGTTTGGAAAGACTATAAAAAACTCTTCCACGAACTTATTCCAAATACATTGTGGGAAAGCCTTACTTCCGATAAAAATATCTATTGGCCCAGCTCACCATCTATCGGCTGGGGACACAAAGAAAGTCTCACAGAAGGAGATTCCCATTATTGGGGAGTCTGGTGGGGAGAACAACCCTTTGAAATATATAATGAAAAAGTTGGCCGCTTCATGTCAGAATATGGTTTTCAGGGTATGCCAAGCCTGGAAGCTGTGAAATCTATGTTTTCCGGGACTCCCGATCTCAATCTTCAGAATCCTGTCATAAAAGCCCATGAAAAGAATACAAGAGGCTGGGAGATCATCAGTGAATACATGAAAAGAGATTACAAAGTCCCAACAGACTTTATACAATATAATTACATTTCCCAGCTGCTTCAGTCCCGTGGGATGAGAATCGCTGTTGAAGCCCACCGCCGTTCAAAACCCTACAATATGGGAACCTTATACTGGCAGCTCAACGACTGCTGGCCGGTTGTTTCCTGGTCATCCATTGATTATCTGGGAAACTGGAAAGCTTTGCATTACCAGATGAAAAGAAGCTTTGAGCAACAGGTTATTTTAACAGAAGAAAAAGAAGGTGTTTTAAACTTCTACGCTGTTAATGACGGATTGAACATATTCAGTGATGTTAATTTAGAGCTACAGACAATAAATTTTGACGGTCAGATTTTAAAAGAGTTTAAGGCTGTTTCAAAAGAAAAAAAATTGGAAAGTATTTTGAAATTTGATCCCATACAAATGGCTACTTTAGTTTCTGATTCTGATAAAAATAAAGTCTTCCTACAGCTTACGCTTAAAGATGGCAGCGGGAAAATAATTGCTGTCAATCAACATTTCTTTTCAAAGCCTAAAGATCTTCAGTTGCCAAAGCCTGATATTAAGATTAAAAAAATCTCAGCAGATGAGGTTGAAATCTCTACAGATGTTTTGGCAAAAGATATTTATCTGATGGGAGATACCCAGTTCAATGATAACTTCTTTGACCTGCTTCCCAATACCTCAAAAAAGATCAAGCTTTCAAAACCCTTAGGAAATATTAACGTAATGAGTCTTTGGGATACATTGAAAAATTAAAAACTGTTGAATCTATAAAATTTTAAGATCATAACTGAAAAATCAGCCGTAACTTTATACTTTATTTTTTTAATATTATGGTGAATTTTGTTCTGATTGCGGTGTGTATTATTGCAGGAATGGTATTCAAAGCAACAAAATCTATCCATCCCGATGCTCACAAAGGCATCAATACCTGGATTCTTTACCTTGCCATGCCCGCGGTTTCCTTTAAATACCTGCCAAAAGTAAAATGGTCAGCAGAAATGCTGTTCCCGATTGCCGCTACCTTTCTGATTTCTGTTTTCTGCTTTTTCTTTATGATGTTTTACAGTAAAAGTAAAGGCTATTCAAGACGGTCCAGAAGCACATTAGAACTCACGAGCGGTTACAGTAATACATCTTTTATCGGGTTTCCCCTGATCAGTGCTTTTTATGGCGAAAGCCTTTTAAGTATAGCCATTATCTGCGATCAGACCATGTTCTTTGCTCTTTCTACATTGGGAATCATAGCAGCCGTGAAAGGAGGAAGCAAATCCGGAAAAGTAAGTGCTGTATTTATTCTTAAAAGATTAGTCAGTTTTCCACCGCTAATTGGCTGTATTGCAGCCTTAGTATTATCTCAGTTTATTGATTTTACCGCTGCAGAACCGTTTTTTGATAAACTCGCAGCAACCGTAAGCCCATTGGCTTTATTTTCTGTAGGTCTCCAGCTCAAATTCAACGGATGGAAAAAATTGATTCCTCAGATGTCAGCTTCCATGTTTTATAAACTGATCCTGGCTCCGGCAATTGTTCTTGGATTGGCTTTGCTTCTCAATATAAAAGGAGATATTGCAAAAATTACCATATTTGAAGCCGCAATGCCGACTGTTGTTACCTCAAGTATTATTGCAGAACAGTTCAGACTGAACACCAGACTTACCAACCTGATAGTTGGCCTCAGTATTATTGTTGGATTCCTCACTTCTGCCGTTTGGTATCAGATTATCGAATGGTTTTTCTAAATTTATTATTCTCAGAGTTAGAACTGTCATTCAGAGCGAAGCGAAAGAATCTCAAAAAGGCAGTTGTATTCTAGTTTTTATGCAAAGCTATATCTTAAAGCTCCATATTTTAACATTGATCTGATGAAGCAAACACCTTAACCATATAGCTTAATAATGGCGTAGCCACATCTTGCCTCCTTAAATCAAGAAATCCTAAATCAGACCTTTGCGTGTAAAAACTATAGTGATACAAAAAAATGATTTATATACAGAGAATAATCTCTCGCAGATTGGCGGATCTGGCAGATGTTTGCGTTATTTTTTATATGCTTTATCAGTTCAATCTACGAGATATTTTTAGTCAACAGTACTATGCAGATTACTGGATGAAAAATTCTATTCAATAGGAACGGGCTTTAGCCCGTTTGACTTTGAATAATAGGTAAATGGCTTTAGCCAAAATTTAAATTTATCCGGTATAACGGCCATTGCATCTCCTCGTAATGACAGAAGACAATCTCAACAAAAAATTGCAGTTCTCTAAAGAAAAATCTAATTTTACATTTTAAAAATTTCCCTTGCTGTACGCCCAAATTGTTTTACCCCTTAATTTAAAAGGATCTTTCACTTACAAAGTTCCTGAAGAACTGATATCTGTAATTCAGATTGGAATGCGGGTTTTGGTGCCGTTTGGGGGAAAGAAAATCTATACGGGAATCGTTTTTGAACTTCATGATAATGCTCCGGAAAGTTTTGTAGCCAAAGAAGTGATCAGTATTTTGGATGACAAACCCATACTTCCGGAAGAGCAGATCAGCTTCTGGAACTGGCTTTCAGAATATTACCTTTGTGGACTTGGAGAAATCTACCGTTTTGCATTTCCTTCTTCTTTAAAACTGGAAAGTGAAACCTATCTGAAATTAAAACCCAATATAACGGTTGATTTTGAGAATCTGGATGTCAATGAAATGTATCTTATTCAGGCATTGGAAGTACGCCAGCTGATCAACCTTACCGATATTGAGGCATTTATTCCTAAAAAGGATATCATCAAAACAATCAATTCTCTGATCGATCTGCAGTATATTGAAATAGACGAAAAAATAGCTGAAAAATATAAAGCTAAGGAAGTAGCCTATGTAAAAATCAATGATGAGGTTTTGAAAAATCAGAACCTTGCCGATATTCTTATAAAATTGAACAGGGCTTCAAAACAAAAAGACCTTTTCCTGGCCATTTTGGAAAAACAGACAGAACATCCTGAAACTCCCATTAAAAAAGCAGATCTTTTTGAAGACGGATATTTTGGAAGCTCCCATTTTAAGGCACTTGCAGATAAAAATCTTGTCGAAGAATATCACATGCAGAAAGACAGGATCGAAAGCTATGAAGGCGAAATTGAAGAACTTGAAGAACTTTCCGAACAGCAGAAGGAAGCTAAAACAGAGATTGATGAAGCTTTTGAAGAAGGAAAGAACGTGTTGTTGCACGGGGTAACCTCTTCGGGAAAGACCCATATTTATTTAGAGAAAATTGAAGAATGTATTCAGGAAGGGAAAAATGTCCTGTTCCTGCTTCCGGAAATTTCTCTGACGAAGCAGATTACCCAAAGATTAGAAAAAAAATACGGCAGACAGCTCGGTTTCTATCATCAGAAATTAACCGATTTTGAAAGAGTGGAAGTCTGGAGAAGGATCAAACAGAATGATATTAAAGTTCTCATAGGAACACGTAATGCTCTGTTTCTACCTTTTCAGGATCTCGGACTTATCATTGTAGATGAAGAGCATGATTCTGCCTATAGGCCCAGAGAAGCTTCGCCTTATTTCAATGCAAAAGATGCCGCCTTGGTCATGGGGAATTTTTACGGAGCCGGAGTGATTCTCGGATCCGCCACCCCTTCTGTGGAAAGCTATTACAACGCCAGAAAAGATAAAATAAAATATATTTTCCTGAACGAAAGGTTTGGGGATGTGAAACTGCCGGAATACGAATTGATCAATTTTAAGGAGGCTCAGGAATCCAAGAAAGTCTCAGGGAACTTCTCTTTACATTTAATTGATGAGATCAAAAAAACACTGGACGAGAAAAATCAGGCCATTGTGCTTCATAACCGCCGGGGTTATGCCAATGTTATAGAATGCGAAAGCTGTGGCTATGTCAATTACTGCTCAAACTGTGATGTCGTAATGACGTATCATAAGGCTGCCAATGAGATGAAATGTCACTATTGCGGCCAGCGGGCATCAAAACCGAGAAGCTGCCCGAAATGCCAGTCAGAAAACCTCAATGAAAGAGGAGTAGGTGTAGAGCAGATTCATGAAGAAGTATCCAAATTGTTTCCTGATCATGAAGTAGACAGGATGGATGTAGACTCTATGCGTAAGAAATTTGCGTATGAAAAACTGTACGAAAAAATAGAAGACCGGGAAACAGACATTATTGTGGGAACGCAGATGATCTCCAAAGGGCTTGATTTTGATCATATAGAACTGGTTACCATTCCTAAAGCCGATTCTCTGCTCTATGTACAGGATTTCAGGGCCGAAGAAAGAGCTTATCAGCTGATCACGCAGGTTTCAGGGAGAGCGGGAAGAGTTTCAGGGAAAGGGAAAATTCTCATTCAGACCTATAATCCGGAACATTCCGTTTTCCAGCTTATTAAAATGAATAATCCTGCAAAGGTTTATAAATATATTCTTACCGAACGTCAGAAATTCCACTATCCGCCGTTCACAAAACTCATCATGATTGAGCTGAAACACAGGAAAGAAGATAAAGTGAACCGGGCTTCCCAGTTTTTAGGCTCTATTTTACGAAAATATCTTCCAGAAGAATGTGTTTTAGGACCCGAAAGAGCTCAGATTGCAAGACTGAATAATTTATACCAGTTTCAAATTATGCTCAAGCTTCCCCGCGGGAAAAAATATGATGAATTCAAGAAAATGGTTTTGCTGAGTTTGAATGAATTTGATGAAATCACTGCTTATCAAAGTATTAAAAAAGACGTTTTTGTGGATTTTTAACTTTTTTTAACAAACTTTACGGTCTTTTATAAGACCTCCGTAGCCCTTTTTCTCACAATAATTTCTACTTTTGGTCGTTGATTAAGTGTTTGGCTCTTTAACTTATGATTTAACTTATCATTTTTTACAGTGTCCAACTATGGTAAACAAAAAAAGATAGATGGTAAATTACAGAAAATATATTTCAAGCGTAGCGGTATTGGCTTCTGGGTTTTTCCTTGCTCAATCTACCGTTTCTACCGTTCTTTACTCACAGGCTTACGATAATCAAAAAAACACTTTGAATCTGCCTTCTCCCATTACTTCGGTGGCGGAGAAAACGATGTTGTCGGCCAAAGAACTAGTAGACATTAATGTAAACACAATGATGGCGGATCCTGTGCTGAAAAATGCAACCTGGGGATTCGTAGTGTACGACCCGAAAACGAAGAAAGTGATCTCTTCGTACAATGAAAATACTCCCTTAGTTCCCGCTTCCACTACAAAATTATTAACAACGGAAACAGCATTGAACCTTTTAGGTGAAAACTACCGTTGGATGACCCAGCTGGAATATTCAGGGACTATAGATGAGAATGGAACTTTAAACGGAAATTTATATGTTGTAGGCAGCGGCGACCCTTCACTGGGAACCAATAAGGCGGGAGCCTGGTCTTACAGAGATATTATTTCAGACTTCATGAGCGGACTTTCCCGCGAAGGTATCAGAAAGGTAAATGGTGATATTATCATTCAGACAGCGCTTTTCAAAGGCAATATTACAAGGCTTCCGGAAAATGTTGTATGGCTTGAAAATAATAATTACTACTTACCTGTAGGAACTACCCGCGAAATTGATCCTGCCAACGAAAAGCTGATCGTAAAAAAATCAGGAACAGCTTCTGATAAAAAATACTTCTACGTTTCTCCTTATGCCAATCAGATGGTATACGCTGAAAAATACAACGGAGACGGTATTTTAACCACCAAGCTTCCTGATGCTCCGGCTTATCTTGCCAATACTTTCAGAACAACTTTGGTAAAAAGCGGAATTGGCGTTACCGGAAAAGTAACTCCTAAAATGACGGATGCAGCTCCGGAAAGCAGAAAACTGGTTGCAGCGTATAAATCTCCTACATTGGGTGATATTATATTCTACACCAATCAGCACAGTGATAATTCCCTGGCAGAAGCCTTGCTGAAAACGGTAGGTTTCCAGAAAATGGGTGATCAGACCTCGGAATCCGGAAGAATCGTGGTAACTAACCACCTGAAAGAAGAAAGTTTTGATATGATGGGTCTTAATTATATAGACGGAAGCGGACTTTCAAGAAGTAATAATGTAACCCCAATTTCTCAGGTGAAGTTTTTAACTTCTTTGATGGATGAAAAATATTACAAAACCTATTTCACTTCACTGCCGGTAGGCGGACAGTCCGGAACCCTGAAAAGAATGTTTATTGGTGCCGGGAACGGACAGGTTTTTGCTAAAACAGGAACTTTAAACAAAGTGAAAACATTAGCGGGTTACCTGAAAACCAATTCCGGAAAAACGCTTGTATTTTCTTTAATGGTAAACAATTATTCAGGATCTGTAGATATGGTGAAAAAAAGAATGGAAAAAATTCTTGAGCCAGCTCTGGATCTGTAAGAAAATATTTAATTTAACTTTATAAAAACCTTTTAATCAATGATTAGAAGGTTTTTTTTATCTTTGGTTATAGCTAAATAACCTGAGTATGAGAAAATTTTATCTTTTAATGCTGGGCTTTCTGATCTCCCAGCAATTTTACAGTCAGACACCGGATGAAAATATTGAAATGAAGGGGCTCATTGCAAAAGAAATGAATGCTTTTACGAAAAAAATGATCACCTATAATATCAATCCCAATACCCTGAACTATAATCTGCAGTATCAGAGAATGGATGTTACTCTGGATCCTGCGGTCTATCATATTTCAGGTTCGGTGACTTCCCATTTTAAGCCCAATCAAAATATGGCAAGCATTTATTTTGATCTTTCTGATCTTCTGGTTGTTTCCCAGGTTCAGTATCATGGCACTGATCTCACATTCCAGCAGCTTCCTACAAAAGAGATTAAAATAGATTTTCCTGCTTCAATTGCTGCCAATACGCTGGATTCATTAACGATCCATTATTCAGGTGCTCCGTTAGCAGGAAATGCTTTTTCTACCTCACTTCAAAGTGGAGTTCCTATTCTTTGTACATTAAGTGAACCTTATGGTGCGCAGGAATGGTTCCCTACAAAACAAAGTATGAATGATAAGATGGAAAGATTTGATTTTAAAATAACCACCCCTTCACAATATAATGTAGCGGCCAATGGAAAGCTGATGTCTGAAACCCTGCTTCCCGGCAGTCAGAAACTAACCTTCTGGCGGACGGCTTATCCCACTGCCGCTTATCTGATTGCAGTTGCTATTACCAATTTTATAAAACTCAATGATACCATGGGAAGCCCGCCATTTCCCTTTGTGAATTATATATATCCATCGACTAACGCTGACCCGGTAAGCATGGCTAATATAGAATGGACTAAAGATGTGATGAATACTTTCGAGACCTATTTTGGTCCTTATCCATTCCGTAATGAAAAATATGGCCACATGCAGTTTAAATTCGGGGGAGGGATGGAGCACCAGACGATGACATCCGTGGGAAGCTGGAGTAAAGGTCTTATTGCCCACGAACTTGCCCATCAGTGGTTCGGAGATAAAGTGACGTGCGGGACATGGAATGATATCTGGCTGAATGAAGGTTTTGCTACTTTTGGGGCTATTCTGGCCAATGAGAAATTGCTCATGACCCATACTGAATTCAAAGATTTTATGTTGAGCGAGATCAATAATATTACTTCTGCTTCCGATGGTTCTACCTACGTTCCGGATGCTGAACTTTCCAATGTAAGCAGGATCTTCAACAACAGGCTTACATATGCTAAAGGTGCTTATATTTTGAGAATGATCAAGTGGATTCTTGGGGATACTGTCTTCTATCAGGCATTAAAAGATTATCATGCAAGACCTAATTTAGCTTATAATTACACAAGAACTTCAGATTTTAATGTGTCGCTGCTGCAATCCACAGGAAAAGACTTTACAGGATTTTTCAATGACTGGCTGTACGGTGAAGGTTATCCTTCCTATGTTACAAAATGGAAACAGACCGGAAATCAGATCCTTTTTAAAGTTTCCCAGACCCAGAGTCATCCTTCTGTAAGCTTTTTTGAAATGCTGCTGCCCATCAAAGTGAACGGAACCGGAGGCGAAACTGCTTATTTTGTCTTGAATCACACTTCTGATAATCAATATTTTCTTGAAAATGTTTCATTTCCTGTGGCTAGTGTTGAATTCAATTATGAGTACCAGATTCTCGAGAAAAACTCTACGGTTCTTCAGGATAATACATTAAGCGTATCTTCTGTGGATAAGGAAGATTTTGCATTATATCCAAATCCTGCCCAAAACGAGTTGTATCTGAAAGGAATGAATAAATCTGCAGCGTATTCAATTCATGCTGCAGATGGAAAGCTGGTAAGAAGAGGTGTATATCAGCCGGGAAGAACTATCGGAATCTCTGAACTGGTTCCCGGGACCTATATTTTTACCGTTAATAATCAAAAAATAAAGTTTATTAAATATTAAAAACACAGTATAACATGTATTTTTGTATTTAATAATATATTGATTGATGTTAATAATTATGAAATATATTCATTAATATTTTTAATTTCATATTTAAAAAATTAATTATAATTTATATTTTAATTAAAATAAAACTGTTATATCAAATAAATTGTAATTATTTTTCTTATTAAAATTCACTATATATAATTTAAACCTTTTGATCCATGATTAGAAGGTTTTTAT
The Chryseobacterium sp. W4I1 DNA segment above includes these coding regions:
- a CDS encoding YeeE/YedE family protein, with the translated sequence MSDNKKLSIHHQDTACTNESSLKHPWYHNLKYLVAGIIFGIIFVKAEVISWFRIQEMFRLQSFHMYGIIGSAVMVGMISVWLIKKINIKTIHGETISIPSKKFNKGQIYGGLIFGFGWAITGACPGPLFAQIGTGALAVSITLLSAIAGTWVYGYFRDKLPH
- a CDS encoding isoaspartyl peptidase/L-asparaginase family protein; the encoded protein is MQSRRNFIKKTAAASLALAVNPMDLMAKDLPENHKITGKPIVLSTWNFGLKANEEAWTILGKGGKALDAVEKGVRLVELDPTERSVGYGGRPDRDGRVTLDACIMDENYNIGSVACLEHVKNPISVARAVMEKTPHVMLVGDGALQFALSQGFKKENLLTPDSEKEWKEWLKTSEYKPVANIENHDTIGMIALDAQGNLSGACTTSGMAFKMHGRVGDSPIIGAGLFVDNEVGAATATGHGEEVIRTVGTHLVVELMRQGRNPQQACKEAVERIVKITQRRNKNLKDIQVGFIALNKKGEYGSYCIQDGFNFAVYDQKGNRLEKPEFALK
- a CDS encoding copper homeostasis protein CutC — its product is MSKIEIACFNPESAMIAFENGADRIELCDGLNEGGTTPDFETTKKLRAKINIPIFVMIRPRGGDFTYSEAEFEHMEKDLIRLKSLNVDGFVFGILDENNQVNVEHNTILVEMAYPLPCTFHRAFDRAKGLEDSLEKVIDCGFKTILTSGQKPNVSEGKENLKKLVKLADGRLEILVGGGLRSTNIEEIREYTNAGYFHSSAITDGGALASADEIIALKNK
- a CDS encoding GxxExxY protein; translation: MTENELSYKIIGAAIEVHKNLGVGLLENAYETALAYELKILGLDVKQQVSLPLKYKEITVENAYRIDLIIENKVIIEVKSVLELNPVFYSQVLTYLKLANLNLGLLINFNSELIKYGIHRIVNKLINE
- a CDS encoding glycoside hydrolase family 2 protein translates to MNRSILFAFLFIQSIMGAQITERSLSSEKWQFKNTKEQQWLPARIPGTVHLDLMNNKMIPDPFKDENEKKVQWIENEDWEYQTTFQVLSKELENDQIDLVFNGLDTFSEIYLNGKLLKKIDNMFRKWEIPVKDFLKEGNNELKIKFRSAVNEGKELAKKVPFTTPESPRSFVRKAQYQFGWDWGPRLVTAGIWKDIQLKLWNLAKIQNVKYHQISSENGLNLKFEIQIDTQNPGDYVLNINKLNKKVYLKKGLNRISIPYGTDGLKLWQPNGWGDAHLYDFKIELFKDKRSLDQENIKVGLRTVELVQEKDAAGKSFYFKVNGKPLYAKGANWIPSDSFSPRIAKEKYQKLIKDAKDANMNMIRVWGGGIYEDDEFYKACDENGILVWQDFMFAGSFYPADEDFLNNVKEEVKDQINRLQNHPSIALWCGNNEIDEAIVNWGYQKQFKYSKEDSLQVWKDYKKLFHELIPNTLWESLTSDKNIYWPSSPSIGWGHKESLTEGDSHYWGVWWGEQPFEIYNEKVGRFMSEYGFQGMPSLEAVKSMFSGTPDLNLQNPVIKAHEKNTRGWEIISEYMKRDYKVPTDFIQYNYISQLLQSRGMRIAVEAHRRSKPYNMGTLYWQLNDCWPVVSWSSIDYLGNWKALHYQMKRSFEQQVILTEEKEGVLNFYAVNDGLNIFSDVNLELQTINFDGQILKEFKAVSKEKKLESILKFDPIQMATLVSDSDKNKVFLQLTLKDGSGKIIAVNQHFFSKPKDLQLPKPDIKIKKISADEVEISTDVLAKDIYLMGDTQFNDNFFDLLPNTSKKIKLSKPLGNINVMSLWDTLKN
- a CDS encoding AEC family transporter, with product MVNFVLIAVCIIAGMVFKATKSIHPDAHKGINTWILYLAMPAVSFKYLPKVKWSAEMLFPIAATFLISVFCFFFMMFYSKSKGYSRRSRSTLELTSGYSNTSFIGFPLISAFYGESLLSIAIICDQTMFFALSTLGIIAAVKGGSKSGKVSAVFILKRLVSFPPLIGCIAALVLSQFIDFTAAEPFFDKLAATVSPLALFSVGLQLKFNGWKKLIPQMSASMFYKLILAPAIVLGLALLLNIKGDIAKITIFEAAMPTVVTSSIIAEQFRLNTRLTNLIVGLSIIVGFLTSAVWYQIIEWFF